One part of the Gossypium raimondii isolate GPD5lz chromosome 1, ASM2569854v1, whole genome shotgun sequence genome encodes these proteins:
- the LOC105785654 gene encoding protein TIFY 6B, which produces MERDFLGLNSNEPLAVVKDDVNTDKYKEIGFTKSSGIQWPFSNKVFAVPQLMNFNFAQGGKTKKTGYDSKVSPLFMPISTMDAAELQKSFNHNWNGGNHFSLTDSHVQHNTNMFPASNQTISVSGSDPFVKNHFTTTGRNFPANTIKPQFFGGVPVTTPHSVLPTLGSVGGSVEPCTKASGSPAQLTIFYAGEVNVFDDITPEKAQAIMFLAGNGSSMASNSAYPKPPVQTPILKPVQVDSVPANQLINTQLSFGKPSPLPVSSHAGTQSWSGSTSTEEQIICKASVPPTPSTPISKLESPNLVNTMGSDAATGMMPSVPQARKASLARFLEKRKGRIMSTASPYNLSKKSLDYATTMESNA; this is translated from the exons ATGGAGAGAGATTTTCTGGGTTTGAATTCAAATGAACCACTGGCTGTGGTTAAGGATGATGTTAACACTGATAAGTACAAAGAAATAG GTTTTACTAAAAGCTCAGGGATACAATGGCCCTTTTCAAACAAAGTTTTCGCTGTTCCACAGCTgatgaactttaattttgccCAAGGGGGTAAAACCAAAAAGACTGGATATGATTCAAAAGTATCCCCTCTCTTCATGCCTATATCAACAATGGATGCTGCTGAACTTCAG AAATCGTTCAATCACAATTGGAATGGTGGGAATCATTTTTCATTGACTGATTCTCATGTTCAACACAACACGAACATGTTTCCGGCATCAAACCAGACAATATCTGTTTCTGGGAGCGACCCATTCGTGAAGAATCATTTCACTACCACTGGTCGAAACTTTCCTGCTAATACTATAAAACCACaattttttggaggggttccAGTGACAACTCCACATTCAGTTCTTCCCACCCTTGGCTCTGTTGGTGGAAGTGTTGAACCAtg CACCAAGGCCTCTGGATCACCTGCTCAATTGACTATCTTTTATGCGGGTGAAGTGAATGTCTTTGATGATATTACCCCTGAGAAG GCTCAAGCTATCATGTTTTTGGCTGGGAACGGGTCTTCCATGGCTTCTAATTCAGCTTATCCAAAACCCCCGGTCCAGACTCCTATTTTGAAACCAGTTCAAGTTGATAGTGTGCCTGCGAACCAGCTCATAAATACACAACTGAGCTTCGGTAAGCCAAGCCCTTTACCTGTTTCATCTCATGCTGGTACGCAGTCTTGGAGTGGGTCCACTAGTACCGAAGAACAGATAATATGCAAGGCCTCAGTACCTCCAACTCCATCTACCCCTATTAGCAAATTGGAGAGTCCAAATTTGGTGAATACCATGGGATCTGATGCTGCCACCGGCATGATGCCTTCTG TTCCACAGGCTCGCAAAGCTTCCTTGGCTCGGTTTTTGGAGAAGCGCAAAGGGAG GATAATGAGTACAGCATCACCATACAATCTTAGCAAGAAGTCTCTAGATTATGCAACTACCATGGAATCGAATGCATAA
- the LOC105786975 gene encoding uncharacterized protein LOC105786975 encodes MTESGGNDGFGGDEVSLLAEELIQLSVKSSMVEPNEKSTLICTIWTEKSYNPDSFKAQMKSIWKTKMKFEIQSVGQNLFMIVFELQEDLETVLEGQPWLFRKSLIIFDRLTNPVERDQIRLVSSPFWIKIGLCLPEFDKKDLLHAIGVTFGGVLRSEVNGEFCRLRIKLNVQKPLRRGIFVLRDNGNRYWIPFKYEKLLKFCFGCGKLGHDLQECTIIQPAEKDRIRENPPFSLALKVEINLVGRESLKFNALAKKLQPQCSYRGGGKEDQEMYLQSGKSSGMIQEVQEDSWVK; translated from the coding sequence ATGACGGAAAGTGGTGGCAACGACGGGTTTGGGGGAGATGAAGTCTCCTTGTTGGCGGAAGAGCTTATACAACTATCAGTCAAAAGCTCGATGGTGGAACCAAATGAGAAATCGACTCTAATCTGTACTATTTGGACAGAGAAATCCTACAATCCGGATAGTTTCAAAGCGCAGATGAAAAGTATTTGGAAAACTAAGATGAAATTTGAGATCCAATCGGTAGGGCAAAACCTTTTTATGATTGTGTTTGAATTACAGGAAGATTTAGAAACTGTTCTGGAGGGTCAGCCATGGTTGTTTAGGAAGAGTCTAATTATCTTTGATCGATTGACTAATCCAGTGGAAAGAGATCAAATCAGACTTGTTTCATCCCCGTTCTGGATCAAGATTGGACTGTGCTTACCAGAATTTGACAAAAAAGATCTCTTGCATGCCATAGGGGTTACTTTTGGAGGCGTTCTTAGATCTGAAGTCAATGGTGAGTTCTGTCGccttagaattaaattaaacgTACAAAAACCCCTTCGTAGGGGTATATTTGTTTTAAGAGACAATGGGAATAGATATTGGATTCCTTTTAAGTACGAAAAGCTACTGAAATTCTGTTTTGGTTGTGGAAAGCTGGGGCATGATCTCCAGGAATGCACAATAATACAACCTGCAGAAAAAGACAGAATTAGAGAAAACCCACCTTTCTCTTTAGCACTGAAAGTAGAAATAAATTTGGTTGGCAGGGAGAGCCTGAAATTTAACGCTTTAGCAAAAAAACTACAACCACAGTGTTCGTATAGAGGAGGTGGTAAGGAGGACCAGGAGATGTACTTACAGAGTGGTAAAAGTAGTGGTATGATCCAAGAAGTACAAGAGGATTCGTGGGTAAAATAA